Below is a window of Humulus lupulus chromosome 2, drHumLupu1.1, whole genome shotgun sequence DNA.
ACCAAGAGGAGGACAAGCATTATTTTCCTTATCCACCACCTTGGCATCCTTTCCAAGACCCACCACCATTTTGACATGATTCATAGCATGTAAGTTTtatttctttacttatttttaaacattggggaccatGTTTagcttaagtttgggggagggagcttATTTTCCGTTcgttttgtttgtgttgtttttttgcGTGTTTGTGTGTCTAGTTTGTGTTAGTTGTTTGGTGTAGAGTTTTTTTTTAGTGTGTAGTGAGACCAACATGAATGATGGTTGACAATAAGTGTCAATGAGAACAAAGTGAATGTTATGACTATAATCCAAAGAAAATgaattctgaagaaaaaaaaagaattgtgtgcttgattgaacactCCGTTAGTTCAATTTATTTAGGAAACATTTGTTGAATATCTTGTCGTGGTGTTAAATTGATGTTTtcgatattgattatgcttgctgAAAATTGGTTGGTGGATTGATGAATGGAAAGTGtaaattattttctacaattctagAACTTTCTTACTTGTTATTTAAGgcaaaataatatatcatgtatgcttaggaatgtgatttaggctatcatttggacTGTTAAAACTTTTCTGGCCGACTCAAAATTTATTGATCCTTTGATTAACCCTTTTTGAGCTTAACGTTATATCTTTTTGTTCTAAGCCATTATTTAAGCCTAATATTTGAAATTTGGTTAGATATCCAtccctaatatactatgagcacatgattgaaaacaaaaaaaaatatgggGATTGATTTGTAATGGGGATTATTTGTGAATATAGTAggattagaaaatgaaaagtacaaaaggattagagagaatatatattaaaaaaaatactactacactcccaatatgaatatctaaaagaaacaagtttggggggagtgtagttatcatatgcaaaagataaaaaaaattattttatatctTTCTCTACATAAAATCAAGAAAAGGGGTTATGGGATTATATATACTATGGGGGTAAAGTCGATGATTTTTTGTCATGTGCTTAAAGTATAGTGAGCTTAAAAATTACTttctcatctacctttacctaagccatcattGCAAGCCTAAttaagtcctattgattcttatgcatatcatgatttatattagtggagaatagcaaGTAAGTAAGCTTATGGAATTTTttggtttgaatggattgatTGGGAAGAATTTGGCtagcataattgatttcaaatatgtttatttatgaTCATGACTTGGTAATCCAAAATATTAGTAGACTAAAgtgtgttgatggagtgttttgatAGAAATTCTATATTGCATAAACTGTTGAGTAGTTTTTTTTagaattatatgattagcattcatgattttgaggcataagtgttgttgttggtataattCATGTTGTGGGTGTTGTCCAGTGTTTCCTTTGTTGTTTGATTCTAGGTTCGTTTCGAGTCCTTTGTTCGCGGGAGAGCAAATAGTAAGTTTGGAGGAGTTTGATAACTTTATTTTAGTGTCATTATaagatgtgtttttgtggtaaccttgagtcttttttttttgttttgtgcaagattatgcttgtgtttgtctttgttaTAGGTAGGTGCTATGAATCATGAGTTAAAtgtgaaaagaagaggaaatggtggaaaaatggagcttttggtggtCATTCGATTCAAATGGGCGTTAAGGATGAGTTATAATAAGATTTTGAGGAAAGAAGGATGTAAAAAggttaaaatcataaaaaatagtaTTAGAGTCGCAACTCTAACAAAGTCAGAGGTTGTGGGGTTGCTGAAAGGAATTAAGGTTGTGACTTAGTCAATAGAGTCGTGACACTAGAAGAGTCAGAGGCATTCCCAGGAGGCGCATCAAGACGCGGGCCATGACCTGGGTGAAGAGGGTCGTGGCGCCTGAAGACCTAGCCAGATTTTGAAGTGCTTTAAAAAAGACACGGGTCGCGACTTAAGAAAGGCCAAGTCACGACTCGCCTTTGAAAAAAAAGAGgaattcaaaatttatttttttacataaatttagactttaggttttaattaggtttaggtcagatttctaattaaaaatttaagagcaaattttattctgagacttttttttttttgcactttcatatttttatttcttcttcaagtttttgaattttatgtttctaaataattattttgttgttttagtcatgtctgatatgaactaaatcctctatctaggggttaatgtagtcccttggatttctatttaatgttattatgattttttattgATTCATCTTCTTTATTATAAtcatataatgtttgcttaatgctagtaaatatctgatcaatatttgcttgatttatgattttgattcaaaattcgaaagatacAAATTGAATTTGCTATctttatatagacataggttacatattggacgaaaatACATATGGCTTGTAtagcaattaggtttctatgcttaatatctggtttaagtttatcatagagatgtagaaaatctgcatgtaggttgagatcttatatcttgaaaaagaataggaattgatttttgttaacctgctattagaataggaagagagaatttagaattgattagtaaaattaatagaatgaaaagttgatgaagctaataccctaggtctttttattattgatttttatcctttgattaattgttttgtttacagttattgaaattgtgtttgtagttagatttattcatcttaattttacttatcaaatagaAAGTAAATAGCGATTATTTACCAATCAACTTTCCGTCAATTCGAGGAGTCAATTTGGAGGCTCGTGACaccgagcatcgcagagtacggccgTTGCATCATCTGCTTCTTGTGTCGGTGATAATATCGACGATAAGTTCTTGCCTGATACGGAAAATGTCACTGATGTCCTTGGGCCCCGCTCGCGCTATAAGAAAGGATTTGGGGAGTTACCTAGGCTGAAGGCAATTGGCGAAAAGAGGGCAAAATCTTCATAAACTTCTCAAATTTCCAGGAAATTGCCACCTAAAGTGGACACCATTATGCAGCAAAATCAGGAACTAAAGAAGCATAATCATAAAGTTGAGAGTCCTCAACGACATTCAGGGTTGTTGCTCAGTGCTTTATTGAGGGAGTTTGGTGTATTGTGTCGTTGTTTTATTGTGGACTTGCCAGAAGAGGATCCTAACGATGACAATGGTGTAGGCGACGGGGATGCTGATAAGGGCGGGGATGATAATGAGGATAGTACCCATTTGTaaaactttttttatttatttaaaatttaaataattagagacaaagtttgttttaatttactaaaatacTTTTATAATTTCATGTCTAGTAGAGACAATTAACATTAATAGttctaatttaatttttatttagaacaaattaatttttatatctaattaaattaaatttaataatattactaaataaattaaaatgaaataatttttaatatattaaaatgaaaatttaataataattattaatatatataattaaattaaaattattaaatataaatttattttaaaatttttttaccGGTGtaaaattgcgtcggcaaaaatcATTGTCGCCAAAAATAAATTTTCTTTTGTTGGCATAATTTTACGCCAATAAAAGTCTGGCTTTTACCGGCGCTATATTGCGTTGTCATAGATCTACACCTTTGCCAGTGCCATTTTACACTACTGAAAAGCCTAACTTTTGTCTGCGCAATTTAGCGCCGGCAAAGGGTTATACTTTTATCAGCGTAATTCTGCGCTACCAAAAGTTTTTTTCCCAATCTCGTGGCAAAGTTTTTCATCGACGCATCCTTGTTTTTGttggcgcatttttgcgccgttACAAGTGACTTTTGTTGGCGTAGTCCGATTTGCGGTGACAAAAGTCCCAATACCAACGAACTTTCGCCTTTACCATTTGTCAACGCTAAAATATGTCAGCAAAGGCCATTTGACTTTTGTCGTCGTAAAAACGTGCTGGCAAAAGTCTCTTTTTTGTAATGTatgttgctcatcaacctttggatcgtTCTCTTCACGAGATTCTCTAACGCTTGTGAGTTATTGAGAtttgctatcacaatataacatattctcaaagaacttcACTTCTCTTTATTCAACTAtcacattagactctaagtctaatagcctataggcgttgctatttgaggcatagccaacaaatgtaCACTTAAcaacccttggacccaacttagtccttttaggcttcgtgctcttgaaataagcaagacacacacactttaagatagcctaggtaaggcttctttcctctccgcagctcatatggagacacattgctcattttcataggaattcgattcaatatatgacatgaAACAAGAAAAGCTTCACctcacaaattataacacaattaagcatgaaaaagcatagagttaatcatctcaagatatgcCCTATTCTTTCTTTAacctttatagattttaaatgcaatAAATGACTCATCCCCAATCTTaagcaaatacacataagtatacctagaacAATCATCTATAAGagttatgaagtatctatttcctcctctagtcaacatgtcatttaattcacataaatcactatgtatcaaatctagcaagtttgaacatctatcaacacttggagaAAATTTCTTAATCATTTcatatttaacacataattcatatttatcatgctcattcacatcacaattaattaacatttaacaactcttttaattgtgttataacctatatgagcaagtctattatgccgcAAAGTAATAGAACTAGATTTAATCACATTACAAGAATTAGATGCCATAGTATTCTTGTCATTATTAAGAGTACAAAGTATGATCATCTTATCACATGAATAATCATTTCCCACAAATGTGTCAAATTTAGTCAAAATGAGTTTACTGGATTCAAACTTCATTTTGATATCGattttactcaatagacttccacttaTAATGTTTCTATTCATATTGAGAACATAGAAAATATTAGTTAAGGTCACTTTCTTTCTCTTAGTGAAATACAAATCAATGCAGTCCCTTACAAGTATATTGGAACTCTTTTTATTTCCCATTTGGGCTTCAAAGTCCctcctttgcactttcaaaggttttgaaaagaattttatcataggttacatgaatggtggcataaGTTCACACCATCATTCTTGCACCTTTCCTTGAGTTGTATTAatttcactcaaggttgcaatgatgtCAACATCAATTTCAATGACATGTTTACCTTCTCTTAatgttgcattagtctcatcactacttGCACAAACTATGTTAATTTCTTTTAGAATTATCATAAattcctcattgaatgcattattatctattagggttacaatgcattcATCATCAAatacattaaatttaattaaggtcACAAATATCTCATCATAAATTAAAGTGACCCAAAATAACTAATTTAgaagtgcaatgatctcaacatcaatttccTTAAACTTAATCTTATTATGGTTCATTTTACAATTACCAaatctcacatgatgatcaataattttacaaaaaaaagtataacaatagcCCTTGAATTGTTCTTTAGCATTCGCCATTGTAAtcttaacataaacaataaactcaaactcacaaaaatatggcagcaaacatatttcattcaaattcttgaaatctacacatttagataTAAGGAATTTGATGATTGTCAGACCAacattttggtcaatgacactgaGTCAATATAAACGACAtaaattttttaatgaaataaaataaaataaatgacataaataatttatagtggttcggccccaagagttGATAATGACCTACACCCACTtgcaattttattaatcaatGATCTTATACACTCCAAAATAATACTTTGGACCCTAAAAGATGATTTATAGATGCATATACCAAAAGTATACTATcgcatgttgactttagtgaaatcgttatATTTTTTTCACCTCTTCGTGTctaaccaatttcactatgtatttaaccagtCATAACAAAGACCACCCACCACACCTCGAGGGTGAAACCCGCCACAGATGAAGCGCAACCGCCCAGTTCCCCAAAGAAAATAGCCAGCGTCCCCCCATCCCTCCATAGACATCTTCGAGGAAACACAGACATCGACGACCTCCCTTTTCTAATTGAGACTGTACCTCTCAACTTCAGGACCATCAAGAGTAGTCCCTCTTGGATAGGGCATGTCGGACGCACAGTTAGAACCGACAATGGTGCCTCTTGCCGAGAGAAAAGAAAGGAAACAACCCTAGAAGTCTTCTAAGGGGACTAAAAGAGACTCAGGAAGAGGAAAAGTTTTACTTAGTCACTATTTCTTGACATTACTCCAATCATTATATCTAGATATCCAAATTTTactaattggattagattttaatTATTAGATAAATTGATTTATATTAGATTTTGAGCATTCTTAACCATATACATTGGATTCACAtaaggtatatatatatttgtagaaAAAGTAAATCTTTTTTTTATTGCCATACATAAATGGAAAATTATTAGGTAATAATTATTTTTCAATCACTACGGATAAATACTTTTAGTATTTTTGGTATATAGATAAATTGCAAAATCTAAAGAAATAACTCATCATTATACAGGAGAAATATAGTGTAATTGGAATACgacattattaatattatatatatatatgtatgggtGCACTTTTAATGGTTAATACTcatagatggttactttaatattaaccattggattaagatcaatggtccatattcatagctgttaattaatatttctaaaaataaattttgatttttttcaaatttttggaagtgtTACCTGAaaagtgtatttattatgaaaatataatattgtaaacttttcattttttaaatgcatgtcaatctataaatatagctagtgtctctcatttgttggaaacaatattaattatagcaaaaaaaaaaaaaaaaaaactaaattcgaaattaatgccgaaaaaaatatttacctattgCTGACTTGcgataccaagtcactatgttgccacatcatcataattgttagtacccatatatgggtagtaaccattgagaagtcttccatacatgtatatataggacaattcctctataggggtttcactttaagccctaccggtagggctctcagtgtttctcgacccgtgaacagttttcggcgcgaatttttttttatgaccgtgtatattgtagctatttagagtatctgcaaatttttagaaaattccgaatagtttacaataccgaaaactaggttaaaaaatgttgttttccacacgcataaaaaaaattagtcacacgtgcaacaacatgtttgaacttagttttcggtattgtaaattattcagactttctaaaaatttgcaggacgctctaaatagctacaatatacacggtcataaaaaaattgtgccgaaaactgttcacaggtcgagaacactaagagtcctaccggtagggcttaaagtgaagcccctataaaagaattctcctatatatatcatttatgtaaatgtgtgttttattttttGAAGCTGATCGGATGAACTCCACAAGCACCCCAAAGGGCAAAGggccatgaatatatatatagatgtataTGGAGTGATGGAACAACACTATAAATGAGAATATatgtcaatatatatatatatagctccgATAAAAATTTGATCCACTTCTTTGCCCCATCAAGAATATATCCATTTTTATTGATGTgacctttgaaaaaaaaaattatagcatATACATGCCACGTAGTAGTTGCAGAATTTTCAGCGTTTATTCCAAACGTTATGTGATTGCATACGTACCTTAGAATCTTCACAAAGCCTCTCATTAGTCATTATACATGTCACAACTTTTTGTCAAATAAACGGCACCCAAATATTACTTGCCACGCCAATTTGTGaataaaatttcataataataCATGAACATTCTCTAATAACTAATTAGCAATAATCCACatttaatttgaaatttaatattAATGCCAACACAAATAATGAAAATATAAGCTACAATATGTATTCACTTGAACTCGTAGTACATTTGCATCTAGATCAGCTTAATTAGTATACAAATATAttaagaaagaagaagaagaagcagaagaagaagaagaagaagaagaaagagttatAAGTAGTATATAGAGCTAGTTTTACACACGTgcatacatatattatatatatatatagttggactcttatatatatattaattctgCACAAAATGTAGTTTCCTAAAGCCGCTTTTCTCTTCGATCAcaagtatattttttttcataaagaaaaaaaaaattcaagatcAAAAGATGATGATCAAAATAGAGATTTATATAAACCTTATTATTAACCATAAAAAATGGTATGTATATGCAATATAATTTTCTTGCAATCAGAGCCAGATAGCTCCAGCGTCCTTGAGTAACTTCTTGAGAGAGCCATTGAGCTGAAGAGTCATGATGGTGTTGGCGGAGCCGATGAACTTGCCGCCGATGAAGACGGCGGGGACGGAGGGGTTGCAGCCGAGGCGCATGAGGGCCCACTCCATGTCCTTGCCTCTTGAGTCCTCGTCGAGCTCGTAGATCGCCGGGCTCACTCCTTGCTCGTAGAACAGTCTCTTGATTGCATGGGACATGCAACACGAGCTCTTGCTGAATATCACCACTGCCTTCTGGGATGCCAACTTTGCTACTCGATCCATAATGTATTATATATAATACTTTTGTTTAATATATGTATGTGCCTAATTAAGATCTTTTGAATTTTCTCTCCTATAAGAAAAAGTAGTGGTGAAAgtgatatatatgaatatattataagcTTGAGATGATAtgtgtaactattttaatatGAGGAGAGAAAGCTTGCTAAAAAGAATTAGTGTGAGGAAAGCTTTCTGATgatttggttttggtttttgagaTGAAATTGGACATGTTAtgacatttatatatatagatagccAAAAAGGAAGAGAGAGTGGAGGAAGGATAAACATATACAttattatattgttttttttactttgtaattaaaaaaatatataaaatgaagATGATGAATTGGAAAAGTTAAAGGTTcgtttagatattgatttggaTTGATTCCCGAAAATGCCCTTGATTTTGGAGGTGGAGTTTAGGCTATAGGAAGCTAACTTTAGATTATTTTTATCTTATAGTTGTGCTATCATATGAGTCATAGAGAATCTTATACATAAGAAGAGACTATAAAGATAAGGCCCCAAAACGTTTTCGCCGAAAGTTGGATTGTACTAACAAagtaatgaaaaaataaaaaggagtaagagaaattagagaaagaaaaaaaaaagtaacgtACGGTACTGAacacttttgtttttttttggagGACGAAGTTGCCCCCCTGGTGAATGTGGAGGGAGAATGTCAACTTCGGATATATAGAAATAGAGAGAATTAATGATAACATGGAAATACAGAAGGTGACAGATTCAGACGCCCACAAATAGTTGCATCACAAGGTGATGGTGTCCTTTGTGGGTATCTAACTCTTgttctttttattctttatttcctttccaaaaaaaaaaaaaagaaaaaagaaaaggaacCAATATGTATATATTGGCTGTGTGAGACATTTTAGATGATGTCCAAATTCAAAGAAaccaatatttatttttaaagaaaaaattaatagaATATTAAGGAAATAACGAAGTTTTATTTCATAAGAATATAAATACTGTGTCCATGGAATGGTGCTcggagtttatatatatatatttatatagataatATTTTAGCATAAGTTTGTAAGCGTACGTCAACTAAATATTAACAGTAAATTCTTCTTTTATTATATGTGTTCATGTGATGAGTGGATAAAGAGATGTGTACATTACATAGTAGGACATTCGAGATATCTGACTGTTCAAACAGAATTGGGCCTGGTTGCAAAATATTTCATGATAAGGATTGAAAACCCTTTGGCTGCTAGATCCTACATATAGATATACAACTCCCAAAAGCTTAAGCCAATGATtccatataaacatatatagaaCTGTATATTTCATTTACTTGTCTACATTCGAATTTCGTTAATATTAAAACACATATTGTAACAACTCAAAATTTTAAACAGTCGACCCACTAGAATACGACATAGTAATTCTAGTGGTCAACGATCCATAAAAGTCCAATTCATCAATAATCCGACATTAAAAATATAATTGACTtgcacaataatatctttcatagTGTTTTCAACATAAACCAATTCAAAAGATAGAGTATTAAGATCTCAAtactttaaaaataaaatatagttGATAATTTGTAAAAGGAGAGTGTACTTGATCGATAAGTCATACTAAAAGTCTAGAAAACAAACTTATACTTAAACGTAGCTAAACAACTCTGTTGTCTATGATTTCATCAGTGGATACATGACAGTTGTTCGAGAAGTAATTAAGCCTCTTGGGAGCTAATAATGATGTCCTGTGGGGGTTGCCCAGAGCTCATCAGAGTGTAAGCTCCTCCAGATGCGATTTGCTCCTTCATCTAGCGAGAATGTCTTCAAATAAAGCTACATCCCAAAGACCTACGTTGGGGTCCTCCCATCTGATGGGTCGGTTAGTCCTCCAGGCCTAAGGAGTTTCTCCTTGAGACATGGAGAGAGTGCCAGATGTTAGTCCCAGCAACTTTGGACCATAAGTGGCTACTTGACAACTTTCCgtgcctcgagtagtggtgtcgaggtcgtacactcgacaattggtATGCCTTAAGGCGCCGTTTGACATGGGAGACGTGCGGCTGCATTTTGACCAtgccaggggcatgttccccataaaagAATGGGTTGCAACCTACGAATTAGGCCCTGTGCTATCCACATGGGCCTACCACCAACTTTATCACATAAATGTATATTAATTAGGCATTTAATCCTACTTATGTGGGAATATTCTTGTATTAACTCCTCATTAAGA
It encodes the following:
- the LOC133819368 gene encoding monothiol glutaredoxin-S10 — its product is MDRVAKLASQKAVVIFSKSSCCMSHAIKRLFYEQGVSPAIYELDEDSRGKDMEWALMRLGCNPSVPAVFIGGKFIGSANTIMTLQLNGSLKKLLKDAGAIWL